The region ACTAGAGCAGCCCACCGTAACGCGGGCCGGTGAGGCCACGACAATACGCACCAAAGGGCGGCATGATCCTTGCCTTCTGCCGAGATTCATCCCCATGGCTGAAGCGATGGTCGCAATTGTGCTGGCCGATCATTGGCTCAGGTGGTGCGGGCAGAAAAACTGGAAGTCTGCCACTTAGATCTGCCTTCCGGAAGCAGGTAACAGTGCCCATGAATATCCGCCATGCGTTCATTCAACTCGCCGCCAGACCTCGCGGCTGCCACCTCGTGACCGATGAAGTCGTCTCTCAACTCGAGTCCTTGCCAAGTTCTGGCGACGGGCTCTTATTCGTGTTCATCATGCATACATCGGCCTCTCTGACGATTAATGAGAATGCTGATCGCGACGTCCGTACTGACTTCGAGATGTCACTCAACCGATTGGTCCCCGAGAACTGGCCTTACGTTCATACGCTGGAAGGAGCAGACGATATGCCTGCCCATATCAAAGCCTCTCTGATGGGTTCCAGCGTGACAATTCCGGTGGTTCGTGGCCGATTGGCACTCGGAACCTGGCAAGGCATTTATCTCTGTGAACACCGTGACCACGGTGGTTCTCGACGCTTGTCACTGACGCTGATGACTTCGCAATAATGGTATAACAATGACCAGTCCCAGCAGTTTCCTCATCCCGATAGAAAGAAGTTTCCATGCACACAAAAGCTGTATCTGTTGCGACCTTCAAACTCTGGAGCCTCATTGTGACAGCCGCGATGATGTCTGCCTGTCTGCCTCAATCCGCCCTCAGTGACGACGCTGCTCCACAGCTTTTAAGGCACGTTGTGCTGTTCCAGTACAAGGAAGGCACCACACCAGAGCAGATTGAAGAAGTCACCAAAGCGTTTGCTGGGCTAAAAGGAAAAATCAGCGAGATTGTCGATTTTGAATGTGGCACCGATGTCAGCGTTGAAGGCAAAGCGGGTGGCTTCACCCATGGATATGTGGTCACCTTCAAAAGCGAGAAGGATCGCGACACTTACCTGCCACATCCAGCCCATAAAGAGTTCGTCAAGCTTGTCGGGCCACGCCTGCAAAACGTGCTTGTCTTTGATTACTGGGTGAAGAAGTAATCTGTCATATGCTTTCCATGAAAAAACAGCGATCTGTGTGCCATGCTTGCGGCTCTGGGCAAGCATGTTTTCGCGACCAACAACGCGCT is a window of Planctopirus limnophila DSM 3776 DNA encoding:
- a CDS encoding secondary thiamine-phosphate synthase enzyme YjbQ; the encoded protein is MNIRHAFIQLAARPRGCHLVTDEVVSQLESLPSSGDGLLFVFIMHTSASLTINENADRDVRTDFEMSLNRLVPENWPYVHTLEGADDMPAHIKASLMGSSVTIPVVRGRLALGTWQGIYLCEHRDHGGSRRLSLTLMTSQ
- a CDS encoding Dabb family protein → MHTKAVSVATFKLWSLIVTAAMMSACLPQSALSDDAAPQLLRHVVLFQYKEGTTPEQIEEVTKAFAGLKGKISEIVDFECGTDVSVEGKAGGFTHGYVVTFKSEKDRDTYLPHPAHKEFVKLVGPRLQNVLVFDYWVKK